A window of Macaca thibetana thibetana isolate TM-01 chromosome 7, ASM2454274v1, whole genome shotgun sequence genomic DNA:
CCCAGGGGGTTACGGCCACAGAGGGATAGGCACAGTCTCCACCACCCTGGAGCCAAGGGTCTTTCACACCACCTGCCCCTACATACATACCAAATGGAACGGTGGCCATCCTTTCCCCCCAAACACACCCCCTTAACCTATCTCTTGGGacagccctcccctccctctcatTTCCCATTAAGTCTGAGAGGCAAGAGCTAGGTTAGGCAAGGAGGCGGTTGGCCAGAGATGGGGAACAGCCAGGTGCCCTAGTCCTCTGATTTTACCTCCATCCTGCTTACCACCTCCCTGGGTACTTACAGCCTTCTCTTGGGAACAGCCGGGGCCAGGACTGGGTCACCTATGAGCTGAATCAGCATCTCCTCCTGAGTCCCAGGGCCCCTGCAGTTCCCAGTCTCTTCTGTCCTGCAGCCCTTGTCTCTTTCCCACAGGTTCCACTTTATATCCaccttttccttttgttcaatttttatttttattttttttattattaaatgatgtggtctatggaaaaaaaataaaaatctgacttAGTTTTAAACTGTGTGAGTGGCTTTCGTTGGGCAGGTTAAGCCACACTGTGGATATCTGTAGCCTGGAGTAGGAGTTGCTCCCATACCATGTGTTCCTTTAGGCTGACTGCCTCCTGCTTACTGAAACAGGAACTTCCCATCCCCTGCCTTGGCCCTGACCAGCCCAAAGCTGTGGACCTTCCTCATTTGGGAAGGCCCCACTGGGAAATGGGGCAACCTGTGTCCGTGGCGGCACCCCAGCAGGGCTAGGAGGGTGGGTTCTCCTCTGGTTCATGGTCCTGTGCACGGTTGAATCAGGGATTTGATCACCTGCCTGCCACCTTGGTGTTTCCCACAACTGCCGCCAGGGGGCAGCAGCTCCTCGCTCTGTTGGCCCCGGTAACCGAGCTTCCCAAAAAGGGCTCTACTGCCCGCCTCCGCCCTCCCGCCGATGTCGTGCTTCTGTCCCCGAACCGCTCCCTGGGCCCGGGCCTCGGACTCTCTGGACCCTTATGCCGTCCTGAAGTGTCCCCCAGCTGACCTGCTACCGTGCTCTGCACGGGCTCTCAAAACGCCACCGCCTTGCAGATGGAATCCCCATCAGTCCCAAAAGCCAGACAGGAACCGGGAGCCCGGAGCCCGGAGCCGGGTCTCTCCGCAGTGGGCTCGGAATTCCCCACCTCACAGTGCGCTCACCCGTTGTCCGCTGCGGGCGGCAGGCTGGCAGCTTCGCGTTCCCGGGTGCACCCGCCCCGCCAGCTCTTCGGAaatggccgggcgccgtggcctGGACGTCCTCCCGCCCGAGTGCTCTGCCGGGCGCTGCGGGCCCAGTCCGGGAGGGGCGCCACATCTGTATGCGCCCCGCAGCCCAGGAGCGCCGAGGGGGCGGACGCGCGGCGCCGCCTCCGCCCCCGCCGCGCGGGCCCGGCTGGCCGGGGAGGGTCGGAGGCTGGGCTCTTCTCTCCCGCGCGGCGCGGAGCCGCCTCGTTTCTCCGCAGGCGGAGCCTCCTTCCCCCGCCCCCTCCGTCTCGCTCCCTTGTTCTCGCCGGGGCCGCTCAGACCTGCAGCGGAGCCGCGGCGCCCGCTCCAATCGGCTCGGGGCTGCGCCCCCGGGACCCGGCGACGGGGGCGGGCGGGGGTGCTTCCCGCCGGCCTGGGCCCCTCGGCAGTGCCAGGTAAGGGCGCCTGCCCCGGAGCAGGGGTCGGGAATCCGCGGAGGGGCAGCAGGGGGCCCGCAGCCAGGGGGTCTTCGGAGGGGTGCGCTCCGTGGCTGGGAACCCGCTGCCTACTCCCTTCTCCCGCGCTCTgcctctttcccttctcccctcgcacctctctccctctttcttctctcgATTTCTCTTCACCCTTCCTTCTCTGCCTGTTTGCCTTCCTTATCCCTTCCCTCTATCTCCCAACCCTTCCCTCACCCTCTTGTCCTTTTTCCATCTCCtctccctctttgcctttttctttctctacctttctCCCCTttgctgtctttctcttttctctttcttgctctcctttccctccctctcctctccccttcctgctATCCTGTTTCCCACTCCTCTATCTCCTTCCTTCTCGCCTCCTCATCCCGCCTTCTCTCTGGTCCCCAGCTTTCCTCCAGCTTCCCCCTTCCCTCGGGAGCAAAGGGACTGTCAGGTGTGTGTCTgctctgagggaggaggggcagaagCCACAGCTACCTGAGGggtccccccacccacccctgggAGAAAGGACAGCAGTGGGAAGGGTCTCCTCTCTGGCTCCCTTCCCGcggcccctccctgcctccacccctcCTGTCTGCTCCTTCTCCCAGAATTAAGTTCCTGAGGCCTGACTTGACACCCCCGAAGCTGAGGGCTGCCACTGCCTGCCCGGAACGGCCCCGGGTGACCCGTTTCCAAGCCTGGCCCCTAGGACTCCTCTCTACCTTCAGACACCCAGGCTGCTGCCCTGgtctctctcattctgtctcttgccactgttctgtttctgtctctcatcTAGTCATTTCTGTCTCTGCTGGACAGTCCCTGAGTCAGTCTAGCTGTCAGTCATGCTGTATCTCTAGCCTCTGGGTCGGCCTCCCTCCCCGGTCACCTCCCCCTGTCCCCCACCCTGTATCCTCTTCCTTCAGCTCTGGCTCCCAACTCCTGTCTCATGAGCCCAGTCCCCCTTCAAGGACTGCACTGGCAGTGTGGGCTGGAGA
This region includes:
- the LOC126959190 gene encoding uncharacterized protein LOC126959190, with the protein product MEKGQEGALTWHCRGAQAGGKHPRPPPSPGPGGAAPSRLERAPRLRCRRLRLRRNEAAPRRAGEKSPASDPPRPAGPARRGRRRRRASAPSALLGCGAHTDVAPLPDWARSARQSTRAGGRPGHGARPFPKSWRGGCTREREAASLPPAADNGPHHLIIKKIKIKIEQKEKVDIKWNLWERDKGCRTEETGNCRGPGTQEEMLIQLIGDPVLAPAVPKRRL